In Litorimonas taeanensis, one DNA window encodes the following:
- a CDS encoding sensor histidine kinase, which yields MDAIKKLMRNTMFRLSLLGAMLTMVSVAAALGLVYYSMIETELGRVEQANINEIAELQNLYDEAGLARVKAAMDAGLVPPTLSSEAPEYKQLFDAGGIAAVERAVTVRGASYEALYFLQTRRVVRGNILGQGDLITSENIDQSEDGGKGYSKINFLYSDPNSDSEDFIDRRARGIVGNLRLGEDRVAAIIVGRDVEAISRTGDRIRSTLPPALALAAILGLISSWFVSRSFAARVEAFNRLATDVRAGNLDRRAPRNHSEDEMDLLAEHLNDMLDHIDRLMQAMRYAGDSIAHDLRSPLTRLRTRLESAAVELGDTPEADVLFSAAEDASELLTTFDGVLRIARLEAGERRELLQPTDPKPLLDDLAELYEPACEDAGLAFTADISKGTDILADRGLLSQAVSNLVENAIKYTPKGGRIHLELRKTRNGRVLISVTDNGPGIPAEDRDRVKERFVRLDKSRTLPGSGLGLALVDAVADLHRAEFTMEDGFNDRDTLGLKANIILPRRRPGVKPDEKK from the coding sequence ATGGATGCTATTAAAAAATTGATGCGGAACACAATGTTCCGCCTCTCATTGCTGGGTGCGATGTTGACGATGGTCAGTGTCGCAGCGGCTCTCGGTCTTGTTTATTATTCAATGATTGAAACTGAGCTTGGCCGTGTTGAACAGGCCAATATCAACGAAATTGCAGAGTTACAAAATCTGTATGATGAAGCGGGATTAGCCCGCGTAAAGGCCGCTATGGATGCGGGGCTTGTTCCGCCCACGCTCTCTAGTGAAGCCCCTGAGTATAAACAACTTTTTGATGCGGGCGGAATTGCCGCTGTAGAACGTGCCGTAACGGTGCGCGGTGCGAGTTATGAGGCGTTATATTTTCTTCAAACACGTCGTGTCGTTCGCGGAAATATTTTGGGGCAGGGTGACCTGATAACCAGTGAAAATATTGACCAAAGCGAAGATGGAGGAAAGGGATATTCTAAAATAAACTTTCTCTATTCTGATCCGAATTCTGACTCCGAAGATTTTATCGACAGGCGCGCCAGAGGGATTGTCGGTAATCTAAGGCTCGGCGAAGACCGTGTCGCCGCGATTATTGTCGGACGCGATGTCGAGGCGATTTCTCGAACGGGTGATCGGATACGTTCGACCTTACCGCCGGCTTTGGCATTGGCGGCCATTTTGGGTCTTATCTCTTCTTGGTTTGTGTCTCGTAGTTTTGCGGCTCGAGTAGAGGCCTTTAACCGTTTGGCCACTGATGTCCGGGCAGGGAATTTGGATCGGCGCGCGCCTAGAAACCATTCTGAAGATGAGATGGATTTACTGGCCGAGCATTTGAACGACATGCTTGATCATATTGATAGGCTCATGCAGGCCATGCGGTATGCAGGGGATTCTATTGCGCATGACTTACGCTCGCCTTTAACACGGCTTAGAACCCGCCTTGAGAGTGCCGCCGTAGAATTGGGGGATACGCCTGAGGCTGATGTTTTGTTTTCTGCAGCTGAAGATGCAAGTGAGCTTCTGACCACTTTTGATGGTGTCTTACGAATTGCGCGGCTAGAGGCTGGAGAGCGGCGCGAGCTGTTACAGCCGACGGATCCAAAACCATTACTGGATGATTTGGCTGAACTATATGAGCCTGCTTGCGAAGATGCAGGCTTAGCCTTTACAGCTGATATTAGCAAAGGCACGGACATTTTAGCAGATAGAGGGCTGCTCTCTCAGGCTGTCTCTAACCTTGTGGAAAATGCGATTAAATATACGCCCAAAGGCGGCCGTATTCACCTAGAGCTTCGTAAAACGAGAAATGGTCGGGTGCTGATTTCGGTAACAGATAATGGCCCAGGCATTCCTGCCGAGGATAGAGACCGCGTAAAAGAGCGCTTCGTCCGTTTAGATAAGAGCCGCACCTTACCCGGTAGCGGTTTGGGTCTGGCACTTGTAGACGCTGTGGCTGATTTACACCGAGCTGAATTTACAATGGAAGATGGTTTTAATGACCGTGATACATTGGGATTAAAGGCAAATATCATTCTGCCTCGTCGCCGTCCGGGTGTGAAACCAGACGAGAAAAAATAA
- a CDS encoding DUF938 domain-containing protein has protein sequence MTSQPIALEERKIEGLRRFSPSSGRNKADIAAQLKSLLPRDAHVLEIASGTGEHGVEICKLRYDISWQYSDPDAESRLSQADWRQDNPMQLRPPLPLDMTAFEWWGGLPNYSAIFSANMIHIAPIEACEGIAIGAAHLLGDGGKVILYGPFLEGAASAPSNLEFDKSLKSRNPAWGVREQEIVKHIFAKAGFNNATLIAMPKNNHIFVFSRD, from the coding sequence ATGACGTCTCAGCCAATTGCATTGGAAGAACGAAAAATCGAAGGTTTACGCCGATTTTCTCCTTCATCTGGACGGAATAAAGCGGACATAGCGGCGCAATTAAAATCGCTCTTACCTCGCGATGCGCATGTATTGGAAATAGCCTCTGGGACAGGTGAACATGGCGTTGAAATCTGCAAGCTTAGATATGATATTTCATGGCAATATTCAGACCCCGATGCAGAGTCGCGCCTAAGCCAAGCTGATTGGCGTCAGGATAACCCTATGCAGCTTCGCCCGCCTTTACCCTTGGATATGACGGCCTTTGAATGGTGGGGTGGATTGCCAAATTATTCGGCTATTTTTTCGGCGAATATGATTCACATTGCTCCAATTGAGGCGTGTGAAGGGATAGCGATTGGCGCCGCACATCTATTAGGCGACGGCGGAAAAGTTATCCTATATGGCCCGTTTTTAGAGGGCGCAGCCTCTGCCCCTTCCAATTTAGAGTTTGATAAGAGCTTAAAGTCCAGAAATCCAGCTTGGGGCGTCAGAGAGCAAGAGATTGTTAAGCATATATTTGCAAAGGCAGGGTTTAATAACGCAACCCTGATTGCGATGCCTAAAAACAATCATATTTTTGTTTTTTCACGCGATTAG
- a CDS encoding response regulator transcription factor, producing the protein MRLLVVEDDEVAAEYVRKGLMEAGHVVDLAPDGDLGLEMARAADYDALILDRMLPKLDGLELLSNLREDGDATPVLILSALGEVDHKVEGLRAGGDDYLAKPYSFTELLARVEAIGRRSDPNAAVTKLKVGDLEMDLLARTVRRAGLKILLQPREFRLLECLMRNAGRVVTRTMLLEKVWDYHFDPQTNVIDVHISRLRGKIDKEFDEPLLHTVRGAGYRLQL; encoded by the coding sequence ATGAGATTACTAGTAGTAGAAGACGATGAAGTCGCTGCGGAATATGTCCGAAAAGGCTTAATGGAAGCTGGGCATGTGGTTGACCTCGCGCCTGACGGAGATTTGGGGTTAGAAATGGCCCGCGCTGCAGATTATGACGCGCTGATATTGGACAGAATGCTGCCTAAGCTAGATGGACTTGAGTTGTTATCTAATCTTCGTGAAGATGGCGATGCTACGCCCGTTCTTATCCTCTCTGCCCTAGGTGAAGTCGATCACAAGGTTGAAGGGCTGCGTGCAGGCGGAGATGATTACCTTGCGAAACCTTATTCCTTTACAGAGCTTTTAGCCCGCGTCGAAGCGATTGGGCGGCGATCCGACCCGAATGCCGCGGTCACAAAGTTAAAGGTAGGGGATCTCGAAATGGATCTTTTAGCCCGTACGGTTCGCCGTGCAGGACTAAAAATCCTGCTTCAACCGCGTGAATTCAGATTGCTTGAATGTCTCATGCGCAATGCTGGCCGCGTGGTGACACGCACCATGTTGCTCGAAAAAGTTTGGGATTACCACTTTGACCCCCAAACCAATGTCATTGATGTCCATATTTCTCGTTTACGCGGCAAAATTGACAAAGAGTTCGATGAGCCACTCCTTCACACTGTTCGGGGTGCGGGATATCGCTTGCAGCTCTAA
- a CDS encoding EAL domain-containing protein: MTNISSISDGSKISELRTIQGFREHVSEQRFKVMRQPIVDLASGRIHHHEWLVRFDHDKHLEGIIRSSEISGVIRDLDLSMLAQAILVLNDNPQDTGIAINLSGASVDKANFRKSVMACLTALEASPTKLVMELTESWDMENLAFAETLLTELKAKGHPVCLDDVGAGAASIRYLRALPANWLKIDGGFVAASLNSMRDRAILKALLSLRESLDVRFIAEGVETDEIKDFVLKLGFDAAQGYAIGRPEIETRI; encoded by the coding sequence GTGACTAATATTTCAAGCATATCCGATGGTTCAAAGATTTCAGAGCTTCGTACCATTCAAGGCTTTCGGGAGCATGTCTCTGAACAGCGTTTCAAAGTCATGCGCCAACCTATCGTAGATTTGGCCAGCGGACGAATTCATCATCATGAATGGCTGGTGCGTTTTGATCATGACAAACATCTTGAAGGCATCATTCGTTCTTCTGAAATAAGCGGCGTTATCCGGGATTTAGATTTGTCTATGCTGGCGCAAGCGATTTTAGTTCTTAACGACAACCCCCAAGATACTGGCATTGCTATCAATTTGTCAGGGGCCTCTGTCGACAAAGCCAATTTCAGAAAATCAGTTATGGCCTGCCTCACGGCTTTGGAGGCCTCTCCAACTAAGCTCGTTATGGAGCTTACTGAAAGTTGGGACATGGAGAATTTGGCCTTTGCCGAAACTTTACTGACAGAGTTAAAGGCCAAAGGGCATCCAGTCTGCCTTGATGATGTTGGAGCCGGCGCCGCTTCTATTCGGTATTTACGCGCCCTGCCGGCAAATTGGTTAAAGATTGACGGCGGCTTTGTGGCGGCAAGCCTGAATTCCATGCGCGACCGTGCCATTTTGAAAGCTCTTTTATCTCTACGTGAGTCTCTGGATGTGCGATTTATCGCTGAAGGCGTTGAAACCGATGAGATCAAAGATTTCGTATTAAAACTCGGATTTGACGCCGCCCAAGGCTATGCGATTGGACGACCAGAAATCGAAACACGAATATAA
- a CDS encoding response regulator transcription factor — protein MRILIVEDDPDLSRQLRAALKDIGYAVDVAEDGEEGHFLGDTEPYDAVILDLGLPLIDGVSVLQKWRSDGKKFPVMILTARDQWSEKVAGFDAGADDYLTKPFHTEELLARLRALLRRASGHTTDTIDLGELSVDNRSARAFVNGMAIKLTSHEFRLLSYMAAHQGRVISRTELVEHIYEQDYDRDSNTIEVFVGRLRRKIGTNRIETVRGLGYRLIDPDADEPGEK, from the coding sequence ATGCGTATTTTGATTGTAGAAGATGATCCTGATCTATCCCGCCAGTTACGCGCGGCACTAAAAGATATCGGTTATGCAGTCGATGTAGCCGAAGATGGCGAAGAAGGGCACTTCCTTGGCGATACAGAGCCTTATGATGCTGTTATCTTGGATCTGGGTCTGCCATTGATTGATGGTGTATCCGTTTTGCAAAAATGGCGCTCTGACGGTAAGAAATTCCCTGTCATGATTTTGACGGCACGTGACCAATGGAGTGAAAAAGTTGCAGGTTTTGATGCTGGCGCTGATGATTACCTGACGAAACCCTTCCATACCGAGGAATTATTGGCAAGATTGCGCGCACTTCTGCGTCGCGCCTCTGGCCATACGACAGACACAATCGATCTGGGGGAGTTATCCGTAGATAATCGTTCAGCACGAGCCTTTGTGAACGGCATGGCGATTAAATTGACCAGCCATGAATTTCGTCTCTTGTCGTATATGGCTGCCCATCAAGGCCGCGTAATTTCGCGGACTGAATTGGTCGAGCATATTTATGAACAAGATTATGATCGAGACTCCAATACGATTGAAGTTTTTGTGGGACGTCTGCGCCGAAAAATCGGCACAAACCGTATCGAGACGGTGCGCGGTCTGGGCTATCGTTTGATTGACCCAGATGCGGATGAACCTGGCGAAAAATAA
- a CDS encoding trypsin-like peptidase domain-containing protein encodes MPLHSSYISKKALFCLSACLVSSLTLGAVPFVAQAQTQVQNSEPDTIIPAINDQATSTPLREQAAKAIENAVGKVSSRKSNLMDMPVSALPSIADLVERVSPSVVNIVVTTETGETTSEGQGSGFVISNKNEVVTNYHVIDGGTNIEIEFNDGRRYPARILGTDEETDLALLQIKTLEVIPHVSFQAQNDLRIGDWVVAIGNPFGIGQSTSLGVISAIGRERVESGSYVDYIQTDATINRGNSGGPLFNLDGEVVGVNSAIYSPTGASVGIAFVIPHHTAEDVVSSLRAYGRVRRGFLGAGLRDAEYSLEGESTAFKVGALVNAIVPNSPAARYGLQVDDIILQVNDEKVANSVDATRLIGKLRPGDVARLVYEREEEPYAINVSIGERPDKHGVDTARATSQGLPPPPPKEPARPPINIDTGLQVLDISSEFRSAIKMRSDQVGIYVESVTPGSEAARGGFKSGMVLLEADGTPLAETDVLRTVVLNAKLKEKSSIQIKVRLQNGRETQMRLPL; translated from the coding sequence GTGCCATTGCACTCAAGTTACATTTCTAAGAAGGCTTTATTTTGCCTCTCTGCATGTCTGGTTTCCAGCCTGACATTAGGGGCAGTGCCTTTTGTAGCGCAGGCCCAAACTCAGGTTCAAAATTCAGAGCCAGATACAATTATTCCGGCGATCAATGATCAGGCCACTTCAACACCTTTGCGTGAACAAGCCGCCAAAGCCATAGAGAACGCTGTCGGGAAAGTCAGTAGTCGTAAGTCTAATCTGATGGATATGCCGGTTTCGGCGCTGCCCTCTATCGCGGATTTAGTTGAGCGGGTAAGCCCCTCTGTGGTCAATATTGTTGTGACAACAGAAACCGGTGAAACAACATCCGAAGGGCAAGGATCGGGCTTTGTAATCTCGAACAAGAATGAAGTTGTCACGAATTACCACGTGATTGACGGCGGGACGAACATTGAAATTGAATTTAACGATGGGCGCCGTTATCCGGCGCGCATATTGGGAACAGATGAGGAAACCGATCTGGCGTTATTGCAAATCAAAACGCTTGAAGTCATTCCCCACGTTTCTTTTCAGGCGCAAAACGACCTCCGCATTGGAGATTGGGTTGTGGCGATTGGTAATCCATTTGGTATTGGCCAATCAACAAGCCTTGGCGTGATATCTGCGATTGGCCGCGAAAGGGTCGAGAGCGGGTCTTATGTGGATTACATCCAAACTGACGCCACGATTAACCGCGGAAACTCTGGTGGGCCTTTGTTTAATCTTGATGGTGAAGTGGTTGGGGTGAACTCTGCGATTTATTCACCCACGGGCGCCAGTGTCGGTATTGCATTTGTTATTCCTCATCATACAGCCGAGGATGTTGTGTCATCATTGCGCGCTTATGGCCGCGTAAGACGCGGATTTCTTGGCGCTGGTTTGCGCGATGCAGAATATTCACTTGAGGGCGAAAGTACGGCCTTTAAAGTTGGGGCCTTGGTCAATGCTATCGTTCCGAATAGCCCTGCTGCCCGTTATGGCCTGCAAGTAGATGATATCATTTTGCAAGTGAATGATGAAAAGGTTGCCAATTCGGTAGATGCGACCCGATTAATTGGTAAGCTTCGCCCTGGGGATGTCGCGCGTTTGGTTTATGAACGCGAAGAAGAACCCTATGCGATTAACGTGTCTATTGGGGAGCGTCCGGATAAGCATGGTGTTGATACAGCGCGGGCAACGAGCCAAGGTTTGCCGCCCCCACCACCCAAAGAGCCTGCCCGCCCTCCGATAAATATTGATACGGGTTTACAGGTGTTAGATATTTCATCTGAGTTCCGTTCCGCCATTAAAATGCGCTCAGATCAGGTCGGAATTTATGTTGAATCTGTCACGCCAGGCAGTGAAGCCGCTCGGGGTGGATTTAAATCAGGGATGGTTCTTCTCGAAGCCGACGGAACCCCGCTAGCCGAAACAGATGTTCTGCGAACCGTAGTTCTTAATGCTAAACTAAAAGAGAAATCCAGTATTCAAATTAAAGTCAGATTGCAAAATGGGCGCGAGACCCAGATGCGTTTGCCGCTTTAA
- a CDS encoding PAS domain-containing sensor histidine kinase — protein sequence MPSQQGRHPETYPTSDQGGYNHAPQMQGQGQAQSQAQTYAQSQHHVQQQPRPHFQGQPHPYTQAQNVPQNSASQLHQAQPQAQAQAQAQAQAQAQAQAAQGQIRPPYAQAQNQFQRPQQNSATTSQETISRPGQFGNKATPSTEPITPIKKSRRVSRFDKISDTVGGSSGLKKLAYSVSAFFILFTILAATKFYNDNRKYKAETQLHFSQTLQSMADDASHHIDDQIAIIDRYLFSAQSPQVITESIAQTENIQGVALLNKDGRVLSQSGALGDMITKIDPQNFPKGDVQINSAVAEDGRVFPLIIRRREQFFLVAALSRGSLLGSESNNAALIMDGGRVIDSGANIQSPDALTAYNLSPQKLVTLTKSDTPVIEAASIANDKFWLGTARVPKSYLSVISLNERGMAPALKESLTLFGLLLLGMSWLIWMLFSQLMKQFSTLKAQQTHDEISRQRYEAAVDGSRGGIWEIDLAKNTAYLSPSLAKIFNLPEVHTELPMAQFLGLFSPVDREKLFAAIRRSHISGEFDIELGVAHLPIYLACRGRPSVRGGDNAKIIIGMALNVTEMRGAQARLQAAEARLFDALKSMTDSFVIWDQMDRLVLWNQRFEDFFGFKAGDLKVGIDRATVDFHGGKSIANVNNQPEGDEIQLNDGRWIRYSESRTADGGCVSIGTEVTAIRMRENELQVNQDALEKTISVLRESQVRIVELAENYEQEKIRAEEASQSKSEFLANMSHELRTPLNAINGFSDIMKKELFGPLGDPRYKEYVSDILFSGQHLLSLINDILDMSKIEAGKMTLNTEMLQINDMIAQVVRIVRGRAEDNRLKLIFDEVETNEVEADPRAVKQVLLNLITNAIKFTPEGGTVTVSVEPKSAGLIVRVTDTGIGISKEDIERLAQPFEQIDSQHSRNYEGTGLGLALSKSLVELHGGNFTMESEVGEGTTVIFTLPSKPPVIVEEPTENEVGNEISRLAQDIADVLVVGEARVGQNRHQATPQTTNSSAAQHVAVEAMPSSAAAISGPPPVQASAPQAPSPQAPSPHTMTPQPHAIQPNPAPPPMTQQALTSKPPQYAANPYNKPAA from the coding sequence GTGCCGTCACAACAGGGAAGACATCCAGAAACCTACCCTACCTCTGACCAAGGGGGATATAATCACGCGCCTCAAATGCAGGGACAGGGACAGGCCCAATCGCAAGCGCAAACCTATGCTCAGAGCCAGCATCACGTTCAGCAACAACCCCGCCCACATTTTCAAGGGCAACCCCATCCATATACCCAAGCGCAAAACGTGCCGCAAAATAGTGCATCACAACTTCATCAGGCTCAGCCTCAAGCTCAGGCTCAGGCTCAGGCTCAGGCTCAGGCTCAGGCTCAGGCTCAGGCTGCCCAGGGTCAAATTCGCCCCCCCTATGCGCAAGCGCAAAACCAATTTCAGCGCCCTCAGCAAAATAGCGCAACGACTTCGCAAGAAACAATTTCTCGACCCGGTCAATTTGGAAACAAAGCGACACCTTCAACCGAGCCAATTACACCCATAAAAAAAAGCCGTAGAGTTTCGCGTTTTGATAAAATTTCTGACACAGTCGGCGGAAGCTCAGGCCTAAAGAAACTAGCTTATTCTGTTTCAGCGTTTTTTATCTTATTTACAATTTTGGCAGCGACCAAATTTTATAATGATAACCGGAAATACAAAGCGGAAACACAGCTCCATTTCAGCCAAACCTTGCAATCCATGGCAGATGATGCCTCTCATCACATAGATGACCAAATCGCGATTATTGATCGCTATTTATTTAGCGCCCAATCGCCACAAGTCATCACAGAATCAATCGCCCAAACCGAAAACATTCAGGGTGTGGCGTTGCTTAACAAAGACGGCAGAGTTTTAAGTCAATCAGGCGCCTTAGGCGATATGATTACAAAAATTGACCCCCAAAACTTTCCCAAAGGGGATGTGCAAATCAATTCTGCTGTCGCCGAAGATGGCCGTGTTTTCCCTCTTATCATAAGGCGCCGTGAACAGTTCTTCCTCGTGGCCGCTTTATCACGCGGCAGCTTGCTAGGGTCAGAGTCGAATAATGCTGCGCTTATCATGGATGGAGGCCGCGTTATCGATAGCGGCGCGAATATTCAATCTCCAGACGCTTTAACGGCTTATAATTTATCGCCGCAAAAGCTTGTCACTCTTACAAAATCCGACACACCTGTTATCGAAGCCGCATCCATTGCCAATGACAAATTTTGGCTTGGAACTGCGCGCGTACCGAAATCCTATTTATCCGTCATTAGTTTAAATGAGCGCGGCATGGCTCCGGCCTTGAAAGAGAGCCTTACCTTATTTGGTTTATTACTCTTAGGCATGAGCTGGTTAATCTGGATGTTATTCAGCCAGTTAATGAAGCAGTTCTCAACCCTGAAAGCCCAACAAACTCATGACGAAATTTCCCGTCAGCGCTATGAGGCGGCCGTGGACGGGTCTCGCGGTGGTATATGGGAAATAGACCTCGCAAAGAACACAGCTTATTTAAGCCCTTCTCTAGCGAAAATATTCAACTTGCCAGAAGTGCACACCGAATTACCTATGGCTCAATTTTTGGGTCTGTTTTCTCCAGTTGACCGAGAGAAGCTTTTTGCAGCCATTCGCAGAAGTCACATCAGCGGTGAATTTGATATTGAACTCGGTGTTGCCCACTTACCGATTTACTTAGCCTGTCGCGGACGCCCCTCAGTTCGAGGCGGCGATAATGCTAAAATCATTATCGGCATGGCCTTGAACGTGACTGAAATGCGCGGCGCGCAAGCGCGGTTACAAGCGGCCGAGGCGCGCTTATTTGATGCACTGAAATCCATGACAGATAGTTTTGTTATCTGGGACCAAATGGATCGTCTTGTTCTATGGAACCAGAGGTTCGAAGACTTTTTTGGCTTCAAAGCCGGAGATTTAAAGGTCGGAATAGATCGCGCTACGGTGGACTTCCATGGCGGAAAATCCATCGCTAATGTCAATAACCAACCTGAAGGCGACGAGATTCAACTCAATGATGGCCGCTGGATTCGGTATTCGGAGTCACGAACAGCCGATGGCGGCTGTGTAAGTATTGGCACCGAGGTCACGGCTATTCGGATGCGCGAAAACGAGTTACAAGTGAACCAAGACGCATTGGAAAAAACAATCAGCGTTTTACGTGAATCCCAAGTGCGCATTGTAGAGCTTGCTGAAAATTACGAACAAGAAAAAATTCGCGCTGAGGAAGCCAGTCAGTCTAAGTCAGAATTCCTCGCAAATATGAGTCACGAATTACGGACGCCATTGAATGCGATCAATGGCTTCTCTGACATCATGAAAAAAGAGCTGTTTGGCCCGCTCGGAGATCCCCGCTACAAAGAATATGTCAGCGATATATTATTCTCTGGTCAGCATCTACTAAGCCTTATCAATGATATTTTGGACATGTCTAAAATTGAAGCTGGTAAGATGACGCTCAATACAGAAATGCTGCAAATCAATGATATGATTGCGCAAGTCGTCCGTATCGTAAGAGGCCGCGCAGAAGATAATCGCCTTAAGCTTATCTTTGACGAAGTTGAAACCAATGAAGTCGAAGCGGACCCACGCGCTGTAAAGCAAGTCTTGCTGAACCTTATAACTAACGCAATCAAATTCACGCCAGAGGGCGGCACTGTTACCGTATCTGTAGAACCTAAATCCGCAGGTCTGATTGTCCGTGTCACTGATACGGGCATTGGGATTTCCAAAGAAGATATTGAACGCTTGGCGCAACCCTTCGAACAAATTGATAGCCAACACTCGCGTAACTATGAAGGGACTGGATTGGGGCTCGCTCTATCAAAATCTCTTGTTGAGCTTCATGGCGGTAACTTCACGATGGAAAGCGAAGTCGGCGAAGGCACAACTGTAATCTTTACCTTGCCGTCTAAACCGCCTGTTATTGTTGAAGAACCAACCGAAAATGAAGTTGGCAATGAAATCAGCCGTCTAGCGCAAGATATCGCTGATGTTTTGGTCGTTGGTGAAGCCCGTGTTGGACAAAACCGTCATCAAGCCACGCCGCAAACGACCAACTCGTCAGCCGCACAGCACGTCGCAGTGGAGGCAATGCCGTCATCTGCCGCTGCTATCTCTGGGCCGCCTCCAGTTCAAGCTTCAGCCCCTCAGGCTCCTTCACCTCAAGCGCCCTCACCTCACACTATGACGCCGCAACCTCATGCAATTCAGCCTAATCCAGCCCCGCCGCCTATGACGCAGCAAGCTTTGACGTCAAAGCCCCCGCAATATGCGGCTAACCCATATAATAAACCTGCGGCTTAA
- a CDS encoding sensor histidine kinase gives MSPLTAPPAKTAHQTRSLVVSLVRSAALWTLPLLIISAIVLTWLYRNTTYRIFDDPLESAVTSLMASVNIDEHGDLVLSREPLDPRYQQALSGRYWLVGQEKIEANYPLKILASSRSLYGGSLVLSQDMLSNLNANMGEKVSGSTAGPDEDETLRVVARQVILPGSENRVIVLAGADIRPATRDIQRFAMTAFGLMGLLCLGLVLAMFMQVRLGLRPLFSLRDRVVEVREGKAPQVEGHYPPEIAPLANELNSLISHNKDIVERARTHVGNLAHALKTPIAVLKNEAELGEKTASELVAKQTEIMAQQVDHHLRRARAAARGQSIGVSTDLAEVVEPLVRTLPRIYRDKDLFIDTDLEAGLVFRGAKRDLEDMVGNLMDNAAKWTQSEIRLTAKTDNDQSEFMRVTIEDNGAGLTPDEYKEAVKRGARLDEATPGSGLGLAIVDDLARAYKGEFKLARSPLGGLQAMLKLPKQGPST, from the coding sequence GTGTCACCACTTACGGCTCCCCCAGCAAAGACCGCACATCAAACGCGGTCTCTTGTCGTTTCTTTGGTACGCAGTGCGGCTCTTTGGACTTTACCCCTACTTATCATTTCGGCGATTGTGCTGACATGGCTCTATCGTAACACGACATATAGGATTTTTGACGATCCGCTGGAAAGCGCGGTGACGTCTTTAATGGCTTCGGTCAATATTGATGAACATGGGGATTTGGTCTTGTCGCGCGAACCGCTTGACCCGCGTTATCAACAAGCACTTTCTGGTCGGTATTGGCTCGTAGGGCAGGAAAAAATTGAAGCGAATTACCCGCTAAAAATACTGGCATCTTCTCGCTCTCTATATGGGGGGAGTCTTGTTCTCAGTCAGGATATGCTCTCAAATTTAAACGCCAATATGGGAGAGAAAGTAAGCGGTTCGACCGCTGGACCTGATGAAGATGAGACCTTACGCGTTGTTGCGCGGCAGGTGATTTTACCGGGCTCTGAAAATCGCGTTATTGTCTTGGCTGGGGCGGATATACGTCCAGCGACGCGAGATATTCAGCGTTTCGCGATGACAGCATTTGGGTTGATGGGTTTACTCTGTCTGGGCTTGGTTCTGGCTATGTTTATGCAGGTTCGATTGGGGTTACGGCCTTTATTTTCATTACGTGATCGCGTGGTAGAAGTGAGAGAAGGTAAGGCTCCCCAAGTGGAAGGCCATTATCCGCCCGAAATTGCGCCCTTGGCTAATGAACTGAACAGTCTCATTAGTCATAATAAAGATATCGTAGAACGCGCCCGAACTCATGTCGGTAATTTGGCTCACGCCTTGAAAACCCCCATTGCGGTTTTGAAAAACGAAGCTGAGCTTGGCGAAAAAACGGCGTCTGAGCTGGTCGCAAAACAGACCGAGATTATGGCTCAACAGGTTGACCATCACTTGCGCCGCGCTCGGGCCGCTGCGCGGGGACAATCTATAGGTGTTTCGACGGATTTAGCCGAGGTCGTCGAGCCGCTTGTTCGAACGCTCCCCCGTATTTATCGAGATAAAGACTTGTTTATTGATACGGATTTGGAGGCGGGTCTTGTCTTTCGCGGCGCAAAGCGTGACCTCGAAGACATGGTTGGTAACCTTATGGATAATGCCGCTAAATGGACGCAAAGTGAGATACGGTTGACGGCCAAAACAGATAATGACCAATCTGAATTTATGCGTGTGACTATCGAAGATAATGGCGCTGGATTGACGCCTGATGAATATAAAGAAGCTGTCAAACGCGGCGCCAGACTAGACGAAGCCACGCCAGGCAGTGGGCTAGGCCTTGCTATCGTTGATGATTTGGCGCGGGCTTATAAGGGAGAATTTAAGCTGGCTCGCTCTCCGCTGGGTGGATTGCAGGCCATGTTAAAACTCCCTAAACAAGGCCCAAGCACCTAA